The DNA window TGCTACTATTCCTTGTGAATTATTTTCTCTTTTATCAGTGTAAAATACTTTAATGTTTTTTGAACTTGCTAGTTTAAGTACATGCTTAATATTCTCTTTTTTTACACCTTTAAATATTTCTAATTTTTCTATGCTTTGTTCTGATTTTAAAGCTTCAAAAACTGGATTTATTCCTATTATTTTTTCCATTTTTACCTACAATTCAAATTTTTCTCTTTTAATATTTGCACCTAATTTTATCAACTTTTCTTCTAGTTTATCATAACCTCTATCTACATGATATATTCTATTAAGTCTCGTTTCTCCATTAGCAACTAAACCAGCTAATACTAATGCTGCTCCTGCTCTCAAATCAGAAGCCATAACTTCTGCTCCTTCTAATGAGTCTACTCCCTCTATATGAGCTACTGAATGTTGTACCTTTATATTTGTACCCATTCTATTAAATTCTGCCACATGCATAAATCTATTCTCAAATACAGTTTCTTCAACTTGACTACTTCCTTTAACTAAAGATAATAGTAGCATCATTTGTGCCTGCATATCTGTAGGAAATCCTGGATGAGGCATAGTAGTTATATTTCTAGGTTTTAAATCTTTTACTTTTCCTATAACTTTTAATGTATCTTTATTTTTTTCAAATTTAACTCCCATACTTTCTAGCATAGCTTTGAATAATCCTAGTTCTTCTATATTAGCATTTTTTATTACAAAATTTCCTTTTGTAACTATTGAAGCTATTACATATGTCCCTGCTTCTATTCTATCAGACATTACACTATATTCACAAGAATTTAATTTATCTACTCCTTCAACAACTATCTCGTTAGTCCCAAGTCCTGTAATTTTTGCACCCATTTTAATTAAAAATTTCCCCAAATCTACAATTTCAGGTTCTTTTGCTGCATTTATTATTTTTGTAATTCCTTTTATTTTAGTTGCTGCTATTAGAATATTTTGTGTTGCTCCTACTGATGGAAAATTTAATATTAAGTCAGTTCCTTTTAGATTTTTTGATTTAGTATAAACATAACCATGTTCTTGCTTAATCTCAACTCCTAATTTTTCAAAAGCATCTAAATGTATGTCTACTGGTCTACTTCCTATACTACACCCACCTGGTAATGAAACAATAGCTTCTTCCAAGTTTGCTATCATAGGACCCATTACTAAAAATGATGCCCTCATTTTTTTTACTATATCATATTCCGCTTTATTCTTTTTTATACCTTCATTTATTATTTGATATGAGTTATCTCCTAATTTATTAATTTTTAAACCTAAATCACCTAATAATTTAAATAATACTCTAATATCAGATAAATTAGGTACATTATTTAAAGTATACTCTCCTTTTTCTATAAGAGTTGCTATTATTATTGGTAAGGCTGCATTTTTAGCACCACTTACAACTATTTCTCCATTTAATTCATTTCCGCCTGTTATTACAAAACCATCAACCATTACTTCACTCCTAATTTCTTTTCAATAGGACACTCTGTTCCTAAAAGCTTATCAAAAAATGTTATTTCCTCATACTCATCAGCTAAATCTGGCAATTTTTCTTTAATAATAGCCATATATTTAGAACTGATTTTTTTCCCTAAACTTTCATAATATACATCTTCTAAGCCCTTATTTCTAATTTGTTCTAAATGTGATACTACTATGGGATTTTCTTTTAAGTTAATCGCATCTTTTGCAGATATAACCAAGGCTATATCTCCTACATATGATAAACCATCAACTAATTTACAATTTATATCACATTCTTCTGCCATTTTCATGTATTTTTTTAAATATTTAAGTTCTACCGTTCTTGCAAGAGTCATTTGTATTGCATTTCTATCTTCCAAAGCTCTTTTAACTTCTTTGTATATGTACTTTTCTTCAACTTCCTCTCTTGTTAATGCTAATATCACTCTTTCTCTATATATGCCTAAATATCTACTTCTCTCAGCCATAGCTGAAATT is part of the Oceanivirga salmonicida genome and encodes:
- the murA gene encoding UDP-N-acetylglucosamine 1-carboxyvinyltransferase, which codes for MVDGFVITGGNELNGEIVVSGAKNAALPIIIATLIEKGEYTLNNVPNLSDIRVLFKLLGDLGLKINKLGDNSYQIINEGIKKNKAEYDIVKKMRASFLVMGPMIANLEEAIVSLPGGCSIGSRPVDIHLDAFEKLGVEIKQEHGYVYTKSKNLKGTDLILNFPSVGATQNILIAATKIKGITKIINAAKEPEIVDLGKFLIKMGAKITGLGTNEIVVEGVDKLNSCEYSVMSDRIEAGTYVIASIVTKGNFVIKNANIEELGLFKAMLESMGVKFEKNKDTLKVIGKVKDLKPRNITTMPHPGFPTDMQAQMMLLLSLVKGSSQVEETVFENRFMHVAEFNRMGTNIKVQHSVAHIEGVDSLEGAEVMASDLRAGAALVLAGLVANGETRLNRIYHVDRGYDKLEEKLIKLGANIKREKFEL
- a CDS encoding DUF1694 domain-containing protein, with amino-acid sequence MENLDNDILKKVEKQKDRVISAMAERSRYLGIYRERVILALTREEVEEKYIYKEVKRALEDRNAIQMTLARTVELKYLKKYMKMAEECDINCKLVDGLSYVGDIALVISAKDAINLKENPIVVSHLEQIRNKGLEDVYYESLGKKISSKYMAIIKEKLPDLADEYEEITFFDKLLGTECPIEKKLGVK